The following proteins are encoded in a genomic region of Gottschalkia purinilytica:
- a CDS encoding DUF116 domain-containing protein has product MGDIITYSLKLNDKTSYEYYMKVSTFTDEVMFKLSESTDILVKDFQDYIIENDCEAVRSKDEYSFELLTLGVLWIKYIDKALILGKIPKVTLNKLVDLRGIGGFTKIAVDYIRGFLGRLFLLKEKSQLSPINRTVENMNKLLDWLDATGEFNQEIKRLKHWQDYLSSKSKEEASNIILIALDLAKWFEYKSRDRLGCFTENVERFLTGTYKRHKWKEDNVYCGRKRIEYHLNMVGAEIMNRVFREDFLKTKEKILLLPACMRFQSKRNCKAIENEEGQLCTGCTSKCKANHLIQMGRKHNFRVLIIPHESTAFKNTKIEKNEKGIVGVACVLGLISGGWKAKELGFVPQCVLLDYCGCKNHWHEEGIITDINVHKLMDILNISKAVEAEHEL; this is encoded by the coding sequence ATGGGGGATATAATAACATATTCTTTAAAGCTGAATGATAAAACATCGTATGAATACTATATGAAAGTATCAACTTTTACTGACGAAGTAATGTTTAAGCTTAGTGAGTCCACTGATATATTAGTAAAAGATTTTCAAGATTATATAATAGAAAATGATTGTGAAGCTGTTAGAAGTAAAGATGAATATTCCTTTGAATTATTAACATTAGGCGTTTTATGGATAAAATATATTGATAAAGCTCTTATATTAGGAAAAATTCCAAAAGTGACACTTAATAAACTAGTAGATTTGAGAGGCATAGGTGGTTTTACAAAAATAGCAGTTGATTATATAAGGGGATTCTTAGGTAGATTATTTTTACTTAAAGAAAAAAGTCAACTGAGTCCAATAAATAGAACAGTTGAAAACATGAACAAGTTACTAGATTGGTTAGATGCAACAGGAGAGTTTAATCAAGAAATTAAACGATTAAAACATTGGCAAGACTATCTATCTAGTAAGTCAAAAGAAGAAGCTAGTAATATTATTTTAATAGCTTTAGATTTAGCAAAGTGGTTTGAATATAAAAGTAGAGATAGGCTGGGGTGCTTTACTGAAAATGTAGAAAGATTTCTTACAGGAACTTATAAAAGGCATAAATGGAAAGAAGACAATGTGTATTGTGGACGAAAAAGGATTGAGTATCACTTAAATATGGTAGGAGCAGAGATAATGAATAGAGTATTTAGAGAAGATTTTTTAAAAACTAAGGAAAAGATATTGCTTTTACCTGCATGTATGAGATTTCAATCAAAAAGGAATTGTAAAGCTATTGAAAATGAAGAAGGACAATTGTGTACTGGTTGTACGTCAAAATGTAAAGCAAATCATTTGATTCAAATGGGAAGAAAACATAACTTTAGAGTATTGATTATTCCTCATGAATCTACTGCATTTAAAAATACAAAGATTGAAAAAAATGAAAAAGGAATAGTTGGAGTAGCATGTGTTCTTGGTCTTATTTCAGGAGGTTGGAAAGCAAAAGAGTTAGGATTTGTTCCACAATGTGTTTTGCTTGACTATTGTGGCTGTAAAAATCATTGGCATGAAGAGGGGATAATCACTGACATTAATGTTCATAAGCTTATGGATATATTGAATATATCTAAAGCAGTTGAAGCAGAACATGAGTTATAA
- the mtnK gene encoding S-methyl-5-thioribose kinase has product MYKTLSLKDVCDYVKSNTDIFNGDDTLEAIEVSDGNVNLVFRVMNIKDKCSVIVKQALPYLKIAGEDWKLTLERNKLESESMKFQQNHCEEFVPKVYYQDDKYATFIMEDCSDMKILRTAMMDLEEYPNFPSQIGTYLARNLFFTSDFGLDAKSKKKMISKFVNPDLCDITERLVFTEPYYNCDSNDINPYIMDNVKRIWEDESLKSEIDILRHIFMNKSEALIHGDLHTGSIFISHEKCKVFDSEFTFYGPISYDIGLLYANIIINYFYWEKSQKHNDKIEDYKKHLLSNIKEIWSNFTREFIKLYKNNLKIKVLSKERFLESYLKNVLSETIGFCSCEIMRRVIGLAHTQELDVITDKIKKAKFEKCLLDVAEKLLINRNSIDINEFLEIIYTGELELSESII; this is encoded by the coding sequence ATGTATAAGACGTTATCACTTAAAGATGTGTGTGATTATGTAAAGAGTAATACAGATATTTTTAATGGAGATGATACATTAGAAGCAATTGAAGTAAGTGACGGAAATGTTAATTTAGTGTTTAGAGTAATGAATATTAAGGATAAATGTTCTGTTATAGTAAAACAAGCACTTCCATATCTAAAAATTGCTGGAGAGGATTGGAAACTAACATTAGAAAGAAACAAACTAGAGTCTGAATCAATGAAATTCCAGCAAAATCACTGTGAAGAATTCGTGCCAAAAGTATATTATCAAGATGATAAATATGCAACTTTTATTATGGAAGATTGTAGTGATATGAAAATACTAAGAACTGCAATGATGGACTTAGAAGAATATCCTAATTTTCCTAGTCAGATAGGTACATATTTAGCGAGAAATTTATTTTTTACTTCTGATTTTGGACTAGATGCAAAGTCTAAGAAAAAAATGATATCTAAATTTGTAAATCCAGATTTATGTGATATTACAGAAAGATTAGTATTTACAGAACCATATTACAATTGTGACTCGAATGATATTAATCCGTATATAATGGACAATGTTAAGAGAATCTGGGAGGATGAGAGCCTGAAATCAGAAATAGATATTCTAAGACATATATTTATGAATAAATCAGAAGCCTTAATTCACGGTGATTTACATACCGGATCAATTTTTATAAGTCATGAAAAATGTAAAGTCTTTGATAGTGAGTTTACATTTTATGGACCAATAAGTTATGACATTGGATTATTATATGCCAATATTATAATTAACTATTTTTATTGGGAAAAATCACAGAAACATAATGATAAGATAGAAGACTATAAGAAGCATTTACTCAGTAATATAAAAGAAATCTGGAGTAACTTTACAAGAGAATTTATTAAATTATATAAAAATAATTTGAAAATAAAAGTGTTGTCTAAAGAAAGATTTTTAGAATCATATCTAAAGAATGTATTATCAGAAACTATTGGATTTTGCTCATGTGAAATAATGAGAAGAGTTATAGGATTAGCGCATACTCAGGAATTGGATGTTATTACTGATAAGATAAAAAAAGCGAAATTCGAGAAATGTTTATTAGATGTAGCAGAAAAATTATTAATTAACAGAAATTCAATTGATATTAATGAATTTCTTGAAATTATATATACTGGTGAATTGGAACTAAGTGAATCTATAATATAA